The genomic region GCAATAGATGCAATGAAATATTTGAATCAAAACACCGTAGACTTAATCTTTCTTGATATTCATATGCCAGGCTTTAATGGTATAGATTTTATACAAACGATTAAGAATCCGCCTAATGTTATTTTAACCACTTCTGATCCTAATTTTGCTATTGAAGCATTTGAATATGAGTGTATTGTCGATTATTTGATTAAACCAATTAATGAAGATCGATTTGTAAAAGCGATTCATAAGGTATCTAAAAAAGTAAGTACAGCCAAAAAAGAAATAGCTTCTTCAACTAAAGAATCTAATGAAGATGTACTTTATGTAAATATTGACAGACGTCTTATTAAAATTGATATGCCTAGCATCTATCTGGTAGAAGCAAAAGGTGATTATATCATGATTAAAACAGAAACAAAAAACTATATTGTTCACTCCACG from Nonlabens arenilitoris harbors:
- a CDS encoding LytR/AlgR family response regulator transcription factor, which encodes MKCIIIDDEATARLIISKYCGDMKGLNVLEEFSNAIDAMKYLNQNTVDLIFLDIHMPGFNGIDFIQTIKNPPNVILTTSDPNFAIEAFEYECIVDYLIKPINEDRFVKAIHKVSKKVSTAKKEIASSTKESNEDVLYVNIDRRLIKIDMPSIYLVEAKGDYIMIKTETKNYIVHSTLKKIEDKLPDHTFLKVHRSYVINVSKIIDIEDNCVLIKKDIIPVSRSNRPILMKRLNLL